The following is a genomic window from Candidatus Nezhaarchaeota archaeon.
AGCTATAGCATCCTCCCTACTTAGGATCCCAACTCCATCACAGCGCATTCTTATAGTTTTCTCTTCCATTATCATCTTCTTGTACTTCTTAATCCTTTCCTCTATGGCGTCCATGACCCTAAGGATCCTCTCAGAAGCTTCTTGTGGTATGTCCCTTCTGACGCCGCCTATTGTGACTAAAGCGTATGTCACTCTATTTCCCGTCACCTCCTCAATTATGTCCATCACTAGTTCTCGATCTCTCCACACGTACATGAATAGAGTGTCGAATCCTATTTCATGTGCAGCTACTCCAAGCCATAGGAGGTGGCTATGTATCCTATTTAACTCAAGCCCTATTGTCCTTATGTAGTCAGCTCTCCTAGGTATCTCCTTGCCTATTATGTCTTCAACCGCCTGCACAAAGCTGTAAACGTGAACTATCCCGCAAATACCACATATCCTCTCAGCTACATAGATATTCTGAATGTAAGTTTGATACTCCCCTGCTTTCTCTATCCCTCTATGATTGTAGCCTAGTCTTAACTTAGCTCCCACAACTTGCTCTCCATCAACATAGCACGTTATGTTTATGGGCTCCTTAAGAGCTGGGTGTTGAGGGCCAACCGGTACATCAATAACTGAGCTCATTTCAATCCCTCTCTCTAGTTATCTTCTTAATTAGTTCTTGAAGGTCGACATCCTTCCTTAGAGGGTACAGCCCCTCGGGCCAGTCATCCGGTAATTCAAGGTGAGATAGATCAGGATGGCCCTTTATGTCTATCCCAAACATTTCATGTACTTCCTTCTCATAGAAGAAGGCTCCTGGAATTACATCGATTATAGTGTCGATGTAAGGTGCTTCCTTAGGCACTACACACTTTAATGCTATCACAACCCCCTTGTAGGTGAAGAGAGGTATAACCTCGAACGTCTTTATAGTGTCTACTCCAGTTATTGTTGAGAGATGAGATACTCCCATCTCCTCCTTTAGGAACTTGACGACATCTTTGTATGTTGATCTGTCAACGGTCACGAAAACCCTTCTAGCTCTCTGTATTTTAGCTTCAAGTATCTTATCTCCAAAGCGCTCCTTCAACTTTTCTACAACCTCTTCTTCAGGGGTCAAGAGGCACCACCTCTAAGCTTTTCAATTAACTTCACAATGCCATTTATTATAGCCTCAGGCTTTGGGGGGCAACCCATAACGTAGACATCAACTGGAATGACTGAGTCTAGCCCCGGATAAACGTTATAGCAGTTTCTAAATGCTCCACTGCTAGCGCAACAATTGCCAACAGCCACGACAAACTTTGGTTCTGGCATCTGCTCGTATATTCTCTTAATTCTCTTCTCGACCTGCTTGGTGACAGGCCCTGTTACCAGTAGTATGTCGGCGTGTCTAGGTGATCCTACAAGCCTTATTCCAAACCTTTCAACGTCATAGCGTGGGGTTAAGGCCGCCACAACCTCTATGTCGCATCCGTTGCAAGCACCGGTGTTGAAGTGTACTATCCATGGGCTCTTAATCCTAGCCCAGCTAATGAGCCCCACCCTACCACCTCCTCCTAGCTAGGAGGAGTATGGCTTCTAGCACGATTAGGACGTATATCATTATTAAGATGGAGCTTTGAAGGGGCATGCCTGGCGATATTATTGCGAATGCTACTACAAGCGACACTATGTCAAAAACTAGAAATAGTACCACAAAGTTTATGAGGCGTATTGTGAAGGGGGCCACTTCAGCGGGAACATCTTCACCACAAGCGTAGGGCTTTACCTTTTCAGGGTTTGATTTCGGCTTAGGGGCTATCTTGGAGCCCCATGCATATATCAAAGCAGACACCACGAGGGCTATGATGAAGGATATCATCGGTATTGCGATGGCTGAGCTCATCAGTTTAACACCTGTTAGTCTGTTAATCCAGCAACTTAGCCATTTTTGCTTAGAACTTGATTTAAAAATATAAATCCTTCGCTTATCTTCATTCAGAGAAAAGTGGTGTTCAAGGTCATGACGATAACTCTTAACAAGAAGCACGAGAACTTCTCGGAATGGTTTGAGCAGGTTACTCTTCAAGCTATGGTATACGACTATAGGTTCCCAGTGAAGGGGTGTGGTGTGTGGCCAGGATATGGCTTCAAGTTGAGGGATAACGTTATTGGGATAATGAGGAGATTACTGAACTCAACAGGACATGAGGAGTGCCTCTTCCCCCTACTAATACCTCAAAGCTTGCTTGAAAAAGAGAGTGAGCATGTAAGGAGCTTTGAGGGAGAGGTCTTCTGGGTCACGAGAGGTGGTTTCACTGAGCTTGGAGAAAAGTTAGCTCTAAGACCTACCAGTGAGACAGTTATAATGCCAATGTTAAGGTTGTGGATTAGAGATCATAGAGATCTGCCAGTCAAGCTGTACCAAGTGGTCAGCGTGTTTAGGTATGAGACTAAGGCCACTCACCCAATGATAAGGGTCAGGGAGGTAACAACGTTTAAGGAGGGTCACTCAGCACACGCTACGTACGAGGACGCAGAGAAACACGTCTGGGAGATTGTCGAGCTTTACAAGAAGTTTTTTGATGAGCTTTGCATCCCATATCTCATATCAAAGAGGCCTAATTGGGATAGGTTTGCAGGGGCTATCTACAGCATAGCCTTTGACACCATAATGCCTGATGGTAGGGCACTACAAATAGGCACAGTCCATCATCTTGGTCAGAACTTCTCGAAGGCTTTTGACGTTAAGTACTTAAAGGCTGACGGAACCCATGAGCATGTTTGGACAACGAGTTATGGCATATCTGAGCGAGTAATAGCGGCATTGATAGCTATGCATGGTGACGATCACGGTCTTGTACTACCACCAAACATTGCACCAATCCAGGTTGTGGTGGTTCCCATACCGTACAAAGGCAGGGAGGGCGAAGTTGTTAGTGAGGCTCAAAAAGTTCATAATGAGCTTCAGTTAGCTGGTCTCCGCGTCAAGATTGATGATAGGATGGACGTCACTCCAGGGTCTAAGTTCTATGAGTGGGAGCTTAGAGGAGTTCCAATTAGAGTGGAGGTAGGCCCTCGAGATGTTGATAGGGGGGTTGTCACGTTGGTGAGGAGAGACAACTTAAGCAGAATTGTTGTGCCGCGTGAGGGAGTCGTTCAGGCTGTTATGAGGGTCATGGACGAGCTAACGAAAGATCTGAGGGAAGCTGCTTGGAGTTACCTTAGAGAGAGGACTTTTAAGGTCAATAGCCTAGACGAAGCGAGGGAACTCATAAGGGCTAGGAGAGGCATAGTTGAATTGCCATGGTGTGGCGGTGAAGAGTGTGGTCTAGCTCTTGAAGGTAATCTCGACGCTAGGGTGCTAGGCTCGCCGGTAGATCGCATTGAGACAAGAGGGCTATGTATTAACTGCAGTAAGGACTCTAAGAGCGCTTTAAGGATCGCCAAGACCTATTGAAAATTCCAAAATCCTTATAAGATTAAGTAGAGCTGCTTAATTCGACGTGAACCTCATTTAGGGTTGATTTCCAATGCCAAAGAAGAGGAAGAATAGAGGAAGGGCGAAGGGTGATAAGGGAAGAGACTCCATAGTTTCATGTGATGGATGTGGTAGGCCAATACCTAGAGGTAAGGCTATAAGAGTTACTAGGTACGTGAGCTTTGTTGATCCACAGCTTAGAGCTGAGCTTGAGAAGAAGGGGGTTACGATAAGCAAGACTTTAGTCACGAAGTATTTGTGCGTTAGTTGTGCAATATTTCAAGGTGTAAGGAAGGTTAGAGCTGAGGAGGAGAGAAAGATCGTTCAAAGTCAAGCTAAACCTAAAATAGTGAGGGGAGAGGGCTGGAAACCGTCATCCTGATGTGCTGCGTTAAGTTAGGGATGCTTCCTTGCTCGGTAAGTTAAGGAAGCGATATGAGCAATTTATGGGACCAATAGGAAGAAGACTTGGAAGCTTAGGATTTTCTCCAAATACTCTTACGATCACCAGCACTGTATTGAGCTGCTTAGCAGGGTTCTTCTTCTACGCTAGAGAGCCACTTCTTGGCGCGATAACAATCGTAGTTACTGGGGTTATTGACATGCTTGATGGTGCCGTGGCTAGAGCAACTAACAGAGTTACAAGGTTTGGTGGCGTCTTAGACCACGTCCTCGATAGGTATGCTGAGTTTGCTATAATTGTTGGCATGTTATTAGGTGGCCACTTAAACCCTCTATGGGCTATCTATGTCATCTTTGGGATGGTCATGGCAAGTTATGTTAGAGCCAAGGCCGAATCCATTGGTGGATTGAAGAGTTGCAGTGTTGGGATAATGGAGAGGCAGGAGAAGCTCATCCTGCTGGTAATTGGAAGCATTTTGGTCTTGTGGTTCGAGGAGGCCTTAAACATCACTGCAATAATAGTTGGGACTTTATCGCATGTAACCGCTGTGCAAAGGTTAATGTACACGTACAAGTTGGCTAATGGTGCTTAAAATTGTTTGATGTGGTAACCATAGGAAATCCAGTTTACGATATAATAATAACGCCATTTGTTAGGAGCTTTGGCAGGATTTTATCTGGCTGTAGTGTTAACTCCGCCTTAATCATTAAGATGCTAGGTATGAGAGAGGTTGCGGTGGTAGGCTGTATTGGGAGTGACTATAAAGAGCGATTTGTCAGGGAGCTATTGAGTAAGGGTGTTCAACCTATAATTGTTAAGACCACTAGG
Proteins encoded in this region:
- a CDS encoding nickel-dependent hydrogenase large subunit codes for the protein MSSVIDVPVGPQHPALKEPINITCYVDGEQVVGAKLRLGYNHRGIEKAGEYQTYIQNIYVAERICGICGIVHVYSFVQAVEDIIGKEIPRRADYIRTIGLELNRIHSHLLWLGVAAHEIGFDTLFMYVWRDRELVMDIIEEVTGNRVTYALVTIGGVRRDIPQEASERILRVMDAIEERIKKYKKMIMEEKTIRMRCDGVGILSREDAIALCAVGPMIRASGVSFDIRAVDPHAAYDEIPFNVIVYNTCDVTARILVRVDEVLESINIIREAIKRMPKGPIRVRLPRVVPVGEGIGRTEAPRGEVIHYVRANGTEKPFRWKIRAPSLANFLTIPTMLTSKGDYVVNIADVPVAFASIDPCMSCTDRAVKFVDVSTGKSWTWTLEQIKRMYWR
- a CDS encoding NADH-quinone oxidoreductase subunit C — encoded protein: MTPEEEVVEKLKERFGDKILEAKIQRARRVFVTVDRSTYKDVVKFLKEEMGVSHLSTITGVDTIKTFEVIPLFTYKGVVIALKCVVPKEAPYIDTIIDVIPGAFFYEKEVHEMFGIDIKGHPDLSHLELPDDWPEGLYPLRKDVDLQELIKKITRERD
- a CDS encoding NADH-quinone oxidoreductase subunit B family protein translates to MGLISWARIKSPWIVHFNTGACNGCDIEVVAALTPRYDVERFGIRLVGSPRHADILLVTGPVTKQVEKRIKRIYEQMPEPKFVVAVGNCCASSGAFRNCYNVYPGLDSVIPVDVYVMGCPPKPEAIINGIVKLIEKLRGGAS
- the ndhC gene encoding NADH-quinone oxidoreductase subunit A, yielding MSSAIAIPMISFIIALVVSALIYAWGSKIAPKPKSNPEKVKPYACGEDVPAEVAPFTIRLINFVVLFLVFDIVSLVVAFAIISPGMPLQSSILIMIYVLIVLEAILLLARRRW
- the proS gene encoding proline--tRNA ligase, coding for MTITLNKKHENFSEWFEQVTLQAMVYDYRFPVKGCGVWPGYGFKLRDNVIGIMRRLLNSTGHEECLFPLLIPQSLLEKESEHVRSFEGEVFWVTRGGFTELGEKLALRPTSETVIMPMLRLWIRDHRDLPVKLYQVVSVFRYETKATHPMIRVREVTTFKEGHSAHATYEDAEKHVWEIVELYKKFFDELCIPYLISKRPNWDRFAGAIYSIAFDTIMPDGRALQIGTVHHLGQNFSKAFDVKYLKADGTHEHVWTTSYGISERVIAALIAMHGDDHGLVLPPNIAPIQVVVVPIPYKGREGEVVSEAQKVHNELQLAGLRVKIDDRMDVTPGSKFYEWELRGVPIRVEVGPRDVDRGVVTLVRRDNLSRIVVPREGVVQAVMRVMDELTKDLREAAWSYLRERTFKVNSLDEARELIRARRGIVELPWCGGEECGLALEGNLDARVLGSPVDRIETRGLCINCSKDSKSALRIAKTY
- a CDS encoding 30S ribosomal protein S26e — encoded protein: MPKKRKNRGRAKGDKGRDSIVSCDGCGRPIPRGKAIRVTRYVSFVDPQLRAELEKKGVTISKTLVTKYLCVSCAIFQGVRKVRAEEERKIVQSQAKPKIVRGEGWKPSS
- the pgsA gene encoding archaetidylinositol phosphate synthase gives rise to the protein MLGKLRKRYEQFMGPIGRRLGSLGFSPNTLTITSTVLSCLAGFFFYAREPLLGAITIVVTGVIDMLDGAVARATNRVTRFGGVLDHVLDRYAEFAIIVGMLLGGHLNPLWAIYVIFGMVMASYVRAKAESIGGLKSCSVGIMERQEKLILLVIGSILVLWFEEALNITAIIVGTLSHVTAVQRLMYTYKLANGA